Proteins encoded in a region of the Halosimplex halophilum genome:
- a CDS encoding endonuclease dU: MKPGVRAIGVAESYRSEDSTLAAAVVRANRVVDGLAFDTCTVGGTDATETVVSLVDRLDREDARYLLLAGVAPAWFNLFDLPEIRERVDRPVLSVAFEDSDGLEGPLREAFDGDALDDRLAVYRRQPERRPVELDDGTVYVRAAGLDPDEAAAVVRGFTPEGGRPEPLRVARLAARAADRRFVGGEGGGDGDGGAGDDADR, translated from the coding sequence GTGAAACCCGGGGTTCGCGCCATCGGGGTGGCCGAATCCTACCGGAGCGAGGACAGCACGCTGGCGGCTGCCGTCGTCCGCGCGAACCGCGTCGTGGACGGGCTCGCGTTCGACACCTGCACGGTCGGCGGCACCGACGCCACCGAGACGGTCGTCTCGCTGGTCGACCGGCTCGACCGCGAGGACGCGCGGTACCTCCTGCTGGCGGGCGTCGCGCCCGCGTGGTTCAACCTCTTCGACCTGCCGGAGATCCGCGAGCGCGTCGACCGCCCGGTCCTCTCGGTCGCCTTCGAGGACAGCGACGGGCTCGAAGGGCCGCTCCGGGAGGCCTTCGACGGTGACGCACTCGACGACCGGCTGGCCGTCTACCGCCGCCAGCCCGAGCGCCGCCCGGTCGAACTCGACGACGGGACCGTCTACGTCCGCGCCGCCGGCCTCGACCCCGACGAGGCCGCCGCCGTCGTCCGCGGGTTCACCCCCGAGGGCGGTCGCCCGGAGCCGCTGCGAGTCGCCCGCCTGGCCGCCCGCGCGGCCGACCGGCGGTTCGTCGGCGGCGAGGGCGGCGGCGATGGCGACGGCGGCGCGGGCGACGACGCCGACCGCTGA
- the pdxA gene encoding 4-hydroxythreonine-4-phosphate dehydrogenase PdxA: MERPTVAVTMGDPAGVGAEVVVEAYPRLCDAAVPLVVGDADVLRAAVEVCGGDPVVEPVDSPAAADADPERIPVLDLDNVDAADLTYGEVREAYGAASLEYVERAVELAIDGAVDAITTAPINKQATRCAGSTYAGHTGLLADRTDTDEYAMMLVEGLDSVASETPRADGAGDSVDGAADGGVDADLIVTHVSTHVPLTEACNRVCRGRVRTTVDVTHEGLRDLGIDEPTIAVAGLNPHASDGGILGVAEGSEIEPAVADARADGLDVVGPESPDTVFAQAAGGAYDCVVAMYHDQGHIPIKMLGFDSDDAVSGVNVTVGLPIVRTSVDHGTAFDIAGEGVASEASMVDAVDVAARIARNRAARADAPGPDGDD; encoded by the coding sequence ATGGAGCGACCGACCGTCGCCGTGACGATGGGCGACCCCGCCGGCGTCGGGGCCGAGGTGGTCGTCGAGGCCTACCCGAGGCTGTGCGACGCCGCGGTGCCGCTGGTCGTCGGCGACGCCGACGTGTTGCGCGCGGCCGTCGAGGTCTGCGGGGGCGACCCGGTCGTCGAGCCGGTCGACTCGCCGGCGGCCGCGGACGCCGACCCCGAGCGGATCCCGGTGCTGGACCTGGACAACGTTGACGCCGCCGACCTGACCTACGGCGAGGTCCGCGAGGCCTACGGCGCGGCGAGCCTGGAGTACGTCGAGCGGGCCGTCGAGCTGGCGATCGACGGGGCCGTCGACGCTATCACGACCGCGCCGATCAACAAGCAGGCGACCCGCTGTGCGGGGAGTACGTACGCCGGCCACACGGGGCTGCTCGCCGACCGCACCGACACCGACGAGTACGCGATGATGCTGGTCGAGGGGCTGGACAGCGTGGCGTCGGAGACGCCGCGGGCAGACGGAGCCGGCGACTCCGTCGACGGGGCCGCGGACGGCGGCGTCGACGCGGACCTGATCGTCACCCACGTCAGCACGCACGTCCCGCTGACCGAGGCGTGCAACCGCGTCTGTCGGGGCCGCGTCCGGACGACCGTCGACGTGACCCACGAGGGGCTTCGCGACCTGGGGATCGACGAGCCGACCATCGCCGTCGCGGGGCTGAACCCCCACGCCAGCGACGGCGGCATCCTCGGCGTCGCCGAGGGCAGCGAGATCGAACCCGCCGTCGCGGACGCCCGGGCCGACGGGCTGGACGTGGTCGGCCCCGAATCGCCGGACACCGTCTTCGCGCAGGCCGCGGGCGGCGCATACGACTGCGTGGTCGCGATGTACCACGACCAGGGGCACATCCCGATCAAGATGCTCGGGTTCGACAGCGACGACGCCGTCTCCGGCGTCAACGTCACCGTCGGCCTGCCGATCGTCCGCACGAGCGTCGACCACGGCACCGCCTTCGACATCGCCGGCGAGGGCGTCGCCAGCGAGGCCAGCATGGTCGACGCCGTCGACGTGGCCGCACGCATCGCCCGCAACCGGGCGGCGCGGGCGGACGCCCCGGGACCGGACGGGGACGACTGA
- a CDS encoding type II toxin-antitoxin system VapC family toxin yields the protein MSVFLDTGLYYALQNEGSSRHEPARTAFDAVLRGRFGPALTSEYVYDEAVALVRKRTGRYDEAKTVGDRILGRDGYPDAVDFHFVSRAEFDFAVEAFGRYDDQPLSFTDATTVALVEAHDVDHVLAVDDDFDGVVDRVDPRSLSGE from the coding sequence ATGAGCGTCTTTCTCGACACCGGACTCTACTACGCGCTGCAGAACGAGGGGAGCAGCCGCCACGAGCCCGCCAGAACGGCGTTCGACGCCGTGTTGCGCGGTCGGTTCGGACCGGCGTTGACGAGCGAATACGTCTACGACGAGGCCGTCGCGCTCGTGCGGAAACGGACCGGCAGGTACGACGAGGCGAAGACCGTGGGGGATCGGATCCTGGGACGGGACGGATACCCCGACGCGGTCGACTTCCACTTCGTTTCCCGAGCGGAGTTCGACTTCGCGGTCGAGGCGTTCGGCCGCTACGACGATCAGCCGCTCAGTTTCACCGACGCGACGACGGTCGCGCTCGTCGAAGCACACGACGTCGACCACGTGCTCGCGGTCGACGACGACTTCGACGGGGTCGTCGACCGAGTCGACCCGCGGTCGCTCTCGGGCGAGTGA
- a CDS encoding SLC13 family permease, translated as MIRGRFSGNRGTLLVFAVAVVGTAVIAFGPSPAGLNPRAQYAFATMFFAGVLWVTGALPLAVTALSIPVMLTGFGVYADLDAALRGFADHLIFLFVAGFMLANALQKYDIDRRIALWLMSRMGTSSRRLVGAVMIATAFLSMWVSNTATAAMMTPIALGVLSQVIGAEGIAAASSAAEAAIDDIETDSGADDAATDGGVADGETIAGLGAEDGFTNLQISMLLGTAYAASVGGVGTLIGTPPNAILATQLNELLGYEIGFAQWLAIGLPVVVVTLPLVWYLLTYRLYPPQITDVEDARAEAERYLREEGSLSTRGRRVAVIFTATAGLWVVGGFADLFSQYLPAAVAVTLFGGEGTSVFGVDGHQGLLYYVMVGMAAIPALVLADTMEWEELVDIDWGTILLFGGGISLAGGLSTTGATEWLADSVFSSLTGAPIVLVVAAVVLLIIFLTEMTSNTATSAIVIPLLIGVGSVFATTLGLPEVASAVFLATSGAIAASFAFALPVATPPNAIVFGSGYLEQRHMMRAGVLLNLVMTAVLTGLIWLLFKFVWPAVLW; from the coding sequence ATGATACGAGGGCGTTTCAGCGGGAATCGCGGGACGTTACTGGTGTTCGCGGTCGCGGTCGTCGGGACCGCGGTCATCGCGTTCGGGCCGTCGCCGGCGGGGCTGAACCCGCGGGCGCAGTACGCGTTCGCGACGATGTTCTTCGCCGGGGTCCTGTGGGTGACCGGCGCCCTGCCGCTGGCGGTGACGGCGCTGTCGATCCCGGTGATGCTGACGGGATTCGGCGTCTACGCCGATCTCGACGCCGCGCTCAGAGGGTTCGCTGACCATCTCATCTTCCTGTTCGTCGCGGGGTTCATGCTCGCCAACGCCCTGCAGAAGTACGACATCGACCGGCGGATCGCCCTGTGGCTGATGTCGCGGATGGGGACCTCCTCGCGGCGGCTGGTCGGCGCGGTGATGATCGCTACCGCGTTCCTCTCGATGTGGGTGTCCAACACCGCGACGGCGGCGATGATGACGCCCATCGCGCTGGGCGTGCTCTCGCAGGTCATCGGCGCCGAGGGGATCGCCGCCGCCTCCTCGGCAGCGGAGGCGGCTATCGACGACATCGAGACCGACTCCGGCGCCGACGACGCCGCGACCGACGGCGGGGTGGCCGACGGCGAGACGATCGCCGGACTCGGGGCGGAGGACGGATTCACGAACCTCCAGATATCGATGCTGCTGGGGACGGCCTACGCCGCCAGCGTCGGCGGTGTCGGGACGCTCATCGGCACGCCGCCCAACGCCATCCTCGCGACCCAGCTCAACGAGCTGCTCGGCTACGAGATCGGGTTCGCACAGTGGCTGGCCATCGGGTTGCCGGTCGTCGTCGTGACGCTCCCGCTGGTCTGGTACCTGCTGACCTACCGGCTCTATCCCCCGCAGATCACGGACGTAGAGGACGCCCGCGCCGAGGCCGAGCGCTACCTCCGCGAGGAGGGGAGTCTCAGCACCCGCGGCCGCCGGGTCGCGGTCATCTTCACGGCGACGGCGGGGCTGTGGGTCGTCGGCGGGTTCGCCGACCTGTTCTCGCAGTACCTGCCGGCGGCCGTCGCGGTGACGCTGTTCGGCGGCGAGGGGACGAGCGTCTTCGGCGTCGACGGCCACCAGGGGCTACTCTACTACGTGATGGTCGGGATGGCCGCCATCCCGGCGCTGGTGCTGGCCGACACGATGGAGTGGGAGGAACTCGTCGACATCGACTGGGGGACGATCCTCCTGTTCGGCGGCGGCATCTCGCTGGCCGGCGGCCTCTCGACGACCGGCGCGACCGAGTGGCTCGCCGACTCCGTCTTCAGTTCGCTCACCGGCGCGCCGATCGTCCTCGTCGTCGCCGCAGTGGTCCTGCTGATCATCTTCCTCACCGAGATGACCTCCAACACCGCCACCTCCGCAATCGTCATCCCGCTGCTCATCGGCGTCGGGAGCGTCTTCGCGACGACGCTGGGTCTGCCCGAGGTCGCGTCCGCGGTCTTCCTCGCGACTAGCGGCGCCATCGCCGCCAGCTTCGCGTTCGCGCTGCCGGTTGCGACCCCGCCCAACGCCATCGTCTTCGGCAGCGGCTACCTCGAACAGCGCCACATGATGCGCGCCGGCGTCCTCCTCAACCTCGTGATGACCGCCGTCCTCACCGGGCTGATCTGGCTGCTATTCAAATTCGTCTGGCCGGCGGTCCTCTGGTGA
- a CDS encoding heterodisulfide reductase-related iron-sulfur binding cluster, whose protein sequence is MLVLQAEAPTRPTFWGIGPVGKAAFYYLAAVAIAVFLLGSYRRVARYAEGREDPLNRLDDLPRRVVDAARVVLSNRTLRDGDLVAGLAHAFVLWGFLTLLIATTILGIDMDVYGPLTGDSFFVGDFYLSYSFVVDAMGLLFVVGLGVLLYRRYAARDGRLWGRHTSAEDDLFVWALFLLGVGGYLTEGWRILGQGFPDFETVSFVGWAVAVALDGVGVTPAMAEATYPLVWWSHAILALAFIAAVPLGKPFHMLASAANVVARDEDAGRRLPGVPADLEATNAESIDDFTWKELLDQDACTKCGRCSAACPAKAAGRPLDPRDVILDLKNYREARDAGGEKVDIVADGGTSVIDAATMESCMACMACMDACPVEIEHLDSFTRMNRQLVDQGDLDRNVQDAFQNVMQQGNTFGESQRKRADWADELDADPTDAREESVEYLWYVGDYPSFDDRNQRVARSLARLFERADVDYGILYDDEVYDGNDVRRVGEEFLFVEQAATMVNAFEDCEFEKVVCTDPHAFNTFDNEYPEVDFEEFADDPMLEVPEENWDGAPVFHWTQVVEDLVDEGRLGLRGDELDYTVTYHDPCHLGRYNGEYEAPRDLIEATGCELAEMPRNRDDSFCCGGGGGGLWMEFDEDPKPSEERLREAVEDTPVGPAVEKFVVACPMCTTMFEDGRKTGGFEDEIEVVDVAELLVEAVEVRETGGVAGDETGPAASPADD, encoded by the coding sequence ATGCTCGTGCTCCAGGCGGAGGCGCCGACCCGCCCGACGTTCTGGGGGATCGGCCCCGTCGGGAAGGCGGCGTTCTACTACCTGGCCGCGGTCGCCATCGCCGTCTTCCTGCTGGGGTCGTACCGGCGGGTCGCCCGCTACGCCGAGGGCCGCGAGGACCCGCTGAACCGGCTCGACGACCTGCCCCGGCGAGTCGTCGACGCCGCGCGGGTCGTCCTCTCGAACCGGACGCTGCGCGACGGCGACCTCGTCGCCGGCCTCGCCCACGCCTTCGTCCTCTGGGGGTTCCTGACGCTGCTCATCGCGACCACGATCCTCGGCATCGACATGGACGTCTACGGCCCGCTGACCGGCGATTCGTTCTTCGTCGGCGACTTCTACCTCTCCTATTCGTTCGTCGTCGACGCGATGGGACTGCTCTTCGTCGTCGGGCTCGGCGTCCTGCTGTACCGGCGCTACGCCGCCCGCGACGGCCGCCTGTGGGGCCGCCACACCTCCGCCGAGGACGACCTCTTCGTCTGGGCGCTCTTCCTGCTGGGCGTCGGCGGCTACCTCACCGAGGGGTGGCGGATCCTCGGGCAGGGCTTCCCCGACTTCGAGACGGTGAGCTTCGTCGGCTGGGCGGTCGCCGTCGCGCTCGACGGCGTCGGGGTGACCCCCGCGATGGCCGAGGCGACCTACCCGCTGGTCTGGTGGAGCCACGCGATCCTCGCGCTGGCCTTTATCGCCGCCGTCCCGCTCGGGAAACCGTTCCACATGCTCGCCTCGGCCGCCAACGTCGTCGCCCGCGACGAGGACGCCGGCCGGCGGCTCCCCGGCGTCCCCGCCGACCTGGAGGCCACGAACGCCGAGTCCATCGACGACTTCACCTGGAAGGAGCTGCTCGACCAGGACGCCTGCACCAAGTGCGGCCGCTGCTCGGCGGCCTGCCCGGCGAAGGCCGCCGGCCGCCCGCTCGACCCGCGGGACGTGATCCTCGACCTCAAGAACTACCGCGAGGCCCGCGACGCCGGCGGTGAGAAAGTCGACATCGTCGCCGATGGGGGCACGTCTGTCATCGACGCCGCGACGATGGAGTCCTGCATGGCCTGCATGGCCTGCATGGACGCCTGCCCCGTCGAGATCGAACACCTCGACTCCTTTACCCGGATGAACCGCCAGCTCGTCGACCAGGGCGACCTCGACCGGAACGTCCAGGACGCCTTCCAGAACGTGATGCAGCAGGGCAACACCTTCGGCGAGTCCCAGCGCAAGCGGGCCGACTGGGCCGACGAACTGGACGCCGACCCGACCGACGCCCGCGAGGAGTCGGTCGAGTACCTCTGGTACGTCGGCGACTACCCGAGCTTCGACGACCGCAACCAGCGGGTGGCCCGCTCGCTCGCCCGCCTCTTCGAGCGGGCGGACGTGGACTACGGCATCCTGTACGACGACGAGGTCTACGACGGCAACGACGTCCGGCGGGTCGGCGAGGAGTTCCTCTTCGTCGAGCAGGCCGCGACCATGGTGAACGCCTTCGAGGACTGCGAGTTCGAGAAGGTCGTCTGCACCGACCCCCACGCGTTCAACACCTTCGACAACGAGTACCCCGAGGTCGACTTCGAGGAATTCGCCGACGACCCGATGCTGGAGGTGCCCGAGGAGAACTGGGACGGGGCGCCGGTCTTCCACTGGACGCAGGTCGTCGAGGACCTCGTCGACGAGGGCCGCCTGGGCCTGCGCGGCGACGAACTCGACTACACCGTCACCTACCACGACCCGTGTCACCTCGGCCGGTACAACGGCGAGTACGAGGCGCCCCGCGACCTGATCGAGGCGACCGGCTGCGAGCTGGCCGAGATGCCCAGGAACCGCGACGATTCGTTCTGCTGCGGCGGCGGTGGCGGCGGCCTCTGGATGGAGTTCGACGAGGACCCCAAGCCCAGCGAGGAACGCCTGCGGGAGGCCGTCGAGGACACCCCCGTCGGCCCCGCCGTCGAGAAGTTCGTCGTCGCCTGCCCGATGTGTACCACGATGTTCGAGGACGGCCGCAAGACCGGCGGCTTCGAGGACGAGATCGAGGTCGTCGACGTGGCCGAACTGCTGGTCGAGGCCGTCGAGGTGCGGGAGACGGGCGGCGTCGCGGGCGACGAGACGGGTCCCGCGGCGTCGCCGGCGGACGACTGA
- a CDS encoding DUF5786 family protein, translated as MGFGSYDESEQENQELDADLEDDDDGVNTAENTHDGDVEYEFDASNDELLDRLQDIKENT; from the coding sequence ATGGGGTTCGGGAGCTACGACGAATCGGAACAGGAGAATCAGGAGTTAGACGCCGACCTCGAGGACGACGACGACGGCGTCAACACGGCTGAGAACACACACGACGGCGACGTCGAGTACGAGTTCGACGCGTCGAACGACGAGTTGCTCGACAGGCTACAGGACATCAAAGAGAACACGTGA
- a CDS encoding type II toxin-antitoxin system VapC family toxin, producing the protein MLLDTAFLIDLLNGGEAAVERARELEANLVQQRISSMTLFELYYGVGRADQSEAEREEIETVLESKPIHPADTAVMRKAGRLAGELAADGDPVADGDVIIGATAVVVDEPVLTRNLDDFERLPGVEVETY; encoded by the coding sequence GTGCTACTCGACACCGCGTTTCTCATCGATCTGCTGAACGGGGGCGAGGCGGCCGTCGAGCGGGCGCGTGAACTGGAAGCGAACCTCGTCCAGCAGCGGATCTCCTCGATGACGCTGTTCGAGCTCTACTACGGCGTCGGCCGAGCGGACCAGTCGGAAGCCGAACGCGAGGAGATCGAGACGGTGCTGGAGTCGAAGCCGATCCATCCCGCCGACACGGCGGTGATGCGGAAGGCCGGGCGCCTCGCCGGCGAACTGGCTGCCGACGGGGATCCCGTGGCCGACGGCGACGTGATCATCGGCGCGACGGCGGTCGTCGTCGACGAACCGGTGCTCACTCGCAACCTCGACGACTTCGAGCGGCTGCCGGGCGTCGAAGTCGAGACGTACTGA
- a CDS encoding antitoxin VapB family protein translates to MSKSIRLSEDAYERLAAHKREDETFSDVVLRLAGERSLLDIAGVLSDEEADAVRDAVEERRERRSRDLEAVADELGGS, encoded by the coding sequence ATGTCCAAGAGCATCCGGCTCTCGGAGGACGCCTACGAGCGCCTCGCCGCGCACAAGCGCGAGGACGAGACGTTCTCGGACGTGGTGCTCCGGCTGGCCGGCGAGCGCTCGCTGCTGGATATCGCGGGCGTCCTCTCCGACGAGGAAGCCGACGCCGTCCGGGACGCCGTCGAGGAGCGCCGCGAGCGCCGGAGCCGGGACCTCGAAGCGGTCGCCGACGAGCTGGGTGGGTCGTGA
- a CDS encoding helix-turn-helix domain-containing protein — translation MGERARPDVEAISPDAWRLLRVAAGFSQRDVEREVDEVMQAHISMLESGTRALSVDRREQLLDLYVAELTAEQVDALVEHF, via the coding sequence ATGGGAGAGCGGGCGCGACCCGACGTGGAAGCGATCTCCCCGGACGCCTGGCGACTGCTGCGGGTCGCGGCCGGCTTCAGCCAGCGCGACGTGGAACGGGAGGTCGACGAGGTCATGCAGGCGCATATCTCCATGCTGGAGAGCGGGACCCGCGCCCTCTCGGTCGACCGACGCGAACAGCTGCTGGACCTGTACGTTGCCGAACTCACCGCCGAACAGGTCGACGCGCTCGTCGAACACTTCTGA
- a CDS encoding uracil-DNA glycosylase has protein sequence MSDGEMDGLEVVACERCPELVDNRGRIVSGVGPADADLLFVGEAPGRYEDEEGEPFVGRSGDVLDDGLRDAGLDRGDVRITNCVRCRPPDNRDPTDDERSNCRGYLETEIDRVDPAVVVTLGKVPAEHLLERDVAVTSEAGDVVEAEIGGERRRVLVCVHPAATLYDPSQRETFASTLERAADFTDESSGQSRLGDF, from the coding sequence ATGAGCGACGGCGAGATGGACGGACTCGAAGTGGTCGCCTGCGAGCGCTGTCCCGAGCTGGTCGACAATCGGGGTCGCATCGTCAGCGGCGTCGGCCCGGCGGACGCGGACCTGCTGTTCGTCGGCGAGGCGCCCGGCCGGTACGAGGACGAGGAGGGCGAGCCGTTCGTCGGCCGCAGCGGCGACGTGCTGGACGACGGCCTCCGCGACGCCGGCCTCGACCGGGGCGACGTGCGCATCACCAACTGCGTCCGCTGTCGCCCGCCCGACAACCGCGACCCGACGGACGACGAGCGCTCGAACTGCCGGGGCTACCTGGAGACGGAGATCGACCGCGTCGACCCCGCGGTGGTCGTCACGCTCGGCAAGGTCCCCGCCGAACACCTGCTGGAGCGGGACGTGGCGGTCACGAGCGAGGCCGGCGACGTCGTGGAGGCCGAGATCGGCGGCGAGCGACGGCGGGTGCTGGTCTGCGTCCACCCCGCGGCGACGCTGTACGACCCCTCCCAGCGCGAGACGTTCGCCTCGACGCTCGAACGGGCCGCCGACTTCACCGACGAGTCCAGCGGCCAGTCCCGGCTCGGCGACTTCTGA
- a CDS encoding APC family permease — protein sequence MSPDAEGGGRNVEGEAPVIEETVETDEATVTGDAELERTLGLSGGLAIGIGTMIGAGIFVFPGLAAGEAGPAAAGSFAIGAVVALLVALPTSELATAMPKSGGGYYFISRGLGTLAGTVVGLSLWFGLVFATAFYLVGFGYYAVDTLAEVGVAVGDGLAVPIALLFGAGFTALNVTGTENAAKLQNGVVALLLSILSVFLLYGALDALGVVGAPSAPERFMPFGPVPVLTTAALVFTSYLGFAQVATVAGEMKRPGRNLPLAMVGSVVIVGVMYVLTVFVATSAIPSGELAALGETAMVDVGRHYLGGAGALAIVFGGLLATMSSANASILSTSRAIYAVSRDAILPRWASRINLKYGTPHVALGLAGGPVLVLVGTGEVEVLAEVASFLHLVLYGLMCVALIALRRDEPEWYDPDFRVPGYPVVPVLGALSSFALILFMQRLSQVVGLAVMLAAAGWYFYYARGVSLRGAL from the coding sequence GTGAGTCCCGACGCCGAGGGCGGCGGCCGAAACGTCGAGGGCGAGGCGCCCGTGATCGAGGAGACGGTCGAGACCGACGAGGCGACGGTCACCGGCGACGCCGAACTGGAGCGGACGCTCGGGCTGAGCGGCGGCCTCGCCATCGGCATCGGGACGATGATCGGCGCGGGCATCTTCGTCTTCCCCGGCCTGGCGGCGGGCGAGGCGGGGCCGGCCGCCGCGGGATCCTTCGCCATCGGCGCGGTCGTGGCGCTCCTCGTGGCGCTCCCGACCTCCGAGCTCGCGACGGCGATGCCCAAAAGCGGCGGCGGCTACTACTTCATCTCCCGGGGGCTGGGGACGCTCGCGGGCACGGTCGTCGGCCTCTCGCTGTGGTTCGGCCTCGTGTTCGCCACGGCGTTCTACCTCGTCGGCTTCGGCTACTACGCCGTCGACACGCTCGCCGAGGTGGGCGTCGCGGTCGGCGACGGCCTCGCCGTCCCGATCGCCCTGCTGTTCGGCGCCGGCTTCACCGCCCTGAACGTCACGGGCACCGAGAACGCGGCCAAACTCCAGAACGGCGTCGTCGCGCTCCTGCTGTCGATCCTCTCTGTGTTCCTGCTGTACGGCGCGCTCGACGCGCTCGGGGTCGTCGGCGCGCCGAGCGCCCCCGAGCGGTTCATGCCGTTCGGTCCGGTACCGGTCCTGACGACCGCGGCGCTCGTGTTCACCTCCTACCTGGGGTTCGCACAGGTGGCGACCGTCGCCGGCGAGATGAAGCGACCGGGGCGGAACCTCCCGCTGGCGATGGTCGGCTCGGTCGTGATCGTCGGCGTCATGTACGTGCTGACGGTGTTCGTCGCGACGAGCGCGATCCCCAGCGGCGAACTGGCCGCCCTCGGCGAGACGGCGATGGTCGACGTGGGGCGGCACTACCTCGGCGGCGCGGGCGCGCTCGCCATCGTCTTCGGCGGGCTGCTGGCGACGATGTCCAGCGCCAACGCCTCGATCCTGAGCACCTCCCGGGCCATCTACGCCGTCTCCCGCGACGCCATCCTCCCGCGGTGGGCCAGCCGGATCAACCTCAAGTACGGGACGCCCCACGTCGCGCTGGGGCTGGCCGGCGGGCCGGTGCTCGTGCTCGTCGGGACGGGGGAGGTCGAGGTGCTCGCGGAGGTCGCCTCCTTCCTGCACCTGGTCCTCTACGGCCTGATGTGCGTCGCGCTGATCGCGCTCCGCCGGGACGAACCCGAGTGGTACGACCCGGACTTCCGGGTGCCCGGCTACCCCGTCGTGCCGGTCCTGGGCGCGCTGTCGAGCTTCGCGCTCATCCTCTTCATGCAACGGCTCTCCCAGGTCGTCGGGCTCGCCGTCATGCTCGCCGCCGCGGGCTGGTACTTCTATTACGCTCGCGGCGTTAGTCTCCGGGGAGCACTATGA
- a CDS encoding four-carbon acid sugar kinase family protein, producing the protein MRNALVVADDLTGATDTGHGFAARGRGVRVRRSVDADTADAGSGGDPAPGADPVSETDADVLVVDTDSRDADPGTAAAAVARAVETRPAPLVYKKVDSTLRGNVVAEVDAALAAAGAALAVVAPAFPATGRTTEGGRHLVDGTPLSEAGYGVAESDLRGLFAGSEYPVARLDGDTVDAGPSAVAARLADLAAADRPTLAVCDARSDGDLDAIATGAASLEASALHVGSGGLAAHVSVPGDPSDPPPDVSTDPRRSGVLGVVGSVNERTLAQLEAVDDGAVVAVDPAAAVRDPASAGRAAAESLGALLDWHGRAVVTAATEPDDVAAAERAAGEIAGEGTAADSLAADRATGEIAGEGTAADSLAADRVAAALAAAARATVEASPPAGLVLTGGDTAGTVLDALDAGEIALTGEAVAAGVPVGAVADGPAAGTRVATKAGGFGTERVILNCLDALGR; encoded by the coding sequence ATGCGAAACGCGCTGGTCGTCGCCGACGACCTGACGGGGGCGACGGACACCGGCCACGGCTTCGCCGCGCGGGGCCGGGGCGTCCGCGTCCGCCGGTCGGTCGACGCCGACACTGCGGACGCTGGCTCCGGGGGCGACCCCGCCCCCGGGGCCGACCCCGTCTCCGAGACCGACGCCGACGTGCTCGTCGTCGACACCGACAGCCGCGACGCCGACCCCGGGACGGCCGCCGCGGCGGTGGCCCGCGCGGTCGAGACCCGCCCCGCCCCCCTCGTCTACAAGAAGGTCGACTCGACGCTGCGCGGGAACGTCGTCGCCGAGGTCGACGCGGCGCTGGCGGCCGCCGGCGCCGCCCTGGCCGTCGTCGCGCCGGCGTTCCCGGCGACCGGCCGCACCACCGAGGGCGGGCGCCACCTCGTCGACGGCACTCCCCTCTCGGAGGCTGGCTACGGCGTCGCCGAGTCGGACCTCCGGGGGCTGTTCGCCGGCTCGGAGTACCCGGTCGCGCGCCTCGACGGCGACACCGTCGACGCCGGGCCGTCGGCGGTCGCGGCCCGGCTGGCCGACCTCGCCGCGGCCGACCGCCCGACGCTCGCGGTCTGTGACGCCCGGAGCGACGGCGACCTCGACGCTATCGCGACGGGCGCGGCGTCGCTGGAGGCGAGCGCGCTGCACGTCGGGAGCGGCGGCCTCGCGGCCCACGTGAGCGTGCCCGGCGACCCGTCCGACCCGCCGCCGGACGTATCGACCGACCCCCGGCGGTCGGGCGTGCTGGGCGTCGTCGGGAGCGTCAACGAGCGGACGCTCGCCCAGCTGGAGGCGGTCGACGACGGGGCGGTCGTCGCCGTAGACCCCGCGGCGGCGGTCCGCGACCCGGCGTCGGCCGGCCGCGCGGCCGCCGAGTCGCTGGGGGCGCTGCTCGACTGGCACGGCCGGGCGGTCGTCACGGCCGCGACTGAACCGGACGACGTGGCCGCGGCCGAGCGGGCGGCCGGGGAGATCGCCGGGGAGGGGACGGCCGCCGACAGCCTCGCGGCCGACCGGGCGACCGGGGAGATCGCCGGGGAGGGGACGGCCGCCGACAGCCTCGCGGCCGACCGGGTCGCCGCGGCGCTGGCCGCCGCGGCGCGGGCGACCGTCGAGGCGTCTCCGCCCGCCGGGCTCGTCCTCACGGGGGGAGACACCGCCGGCACAGTGCTGGACGCGCTGGACGCGGGCGAGATAGCGCTCACCGGGGAGGCGGTCGCCGCGGGCGTGCCGGTCGGGGCGGTCGCGGACGGTCCCGCGGCGGGGACGCGGGTGGCGACGAAGGCCGGCGGCTTCGGGACGGAAAGGGTCATCCTCAACTGTCTGGACGCGCTGGGTCGGTAG